From the genome of Anopheles merus strain MAF chromosome X, AmerM5.1, whole genome shotgun sequence, one region includes:
- the LOC121588343 gene encoding uncharacterized protein LOC121588343, whose product MTEEVRIAILVEEFTRCGLIKRCQEKGLPITGTKEEMARLLVENQEVQAELDVSSTERYQDAVLGEVAFFRDVEEGIEAYSADGSRDLTAWFVEFEEISSLARWSDEHKFIMCRKKLTGVAKSFLATLRGVTTYAALKRALLAEFATVVRASDVYRQLASRKKRKDESALEFIYSMQKLAQSIDIEEEDLCEFIVDGFSSDETTRAILYEATTISQLKKKIALRERADTKSEDKKKRPFVEQMSKQHKDTPNTRKPKCYNCGQLGHVATSCVERKRGVKCYGCGVYGHKASECEKKQTTNAGTHLVTESNDTMHSRE is encoded by the exons ATGACGGAAGAAGTGCGTATTGCGATATTGGTAGAAGAATTTACACGCTGTGGCTTAATAAAACGTTGCCAAGAAAAGGGATTACCGATCACGGgaacaaaagaagaaatggCACGTTTGCTTGTGGAGAACCAAGAGGTTCAAGCCGAACTCGACGTGTCCTCGACGGAACGGTATCAGGATGCGGTGTTGGGGGAAGTTGCATTCTTCCGTGACGTTGAAGAAGGGATAGAAGCATACAGCGCAGATGGTTCTAGAGACCTTACCGCTTGGTTTGTAGAGTTTGAGGAAATCTCTAGTTTAGCGCGCTGGTCTGATGAGCATAAGTTTATTATGTGTCGGAAGAAACTGACCGGTGTGGCCAAGAGCTTTCTTGCTACATTGCGCGGAGTTACCACTTATGCTGCGCTGAAGCGAGCATTATTAGCCGAATTTGCAACAGTAGTAAGAGCGAGTGATGTCTATCGGCAATTGGCTTCgcggaagaaaaggaaagacgAATCAGCGCTTGAATTCATTTATTCGATGCAAAAACTCGCGCAGTCTATCGATATCGAAGAAGAAGACCTTTGCGAATTCATCGTGGACGGGTTTTCGTCCGATGAAACAACAAGGGCGATTTTGTacgaagcaacaacaatttcgcaactaaagaaaaaaatagcgCTGCGAGAACGGGCAGACACAAAATCAGAGGATAAGAAAAAACGGCCCTTTGTTGAGCAAATGTCTAAGCAGCACAAAGACACACCAAATACACGGAAGCCCAAGTGTTACAATTGTGGTCAGCTGGGGCACGTGGCCACCAGCTGTGTCGAGCGAAAAAGGGGCGTCAAGTGTTACGGGTGCGGTGTGTACGGGCACAAAGCAAGTGAATGcgagaagaaacaaacaaccaacgCGGGTACACATTTGGTGACAGAGAGCAACGATACAATG CATTCCAGAGAATAG